The Dendropsophus ebraccatus isolate aDenEbr1 chromosome 3, aDenEbr1.pat, whole genome shotgun sequence genome includes a region encoding these proteins:
- the NOC4L gene encoding nucleolar complex protein 4 homolog — MAARIGKRGNRVRGKDGDSVRQELDTKLGEVLQSRANANSVFDILEYLESENEDEVLAAVRTCAKLFESLLEKGELYIGDLPAEEESLPDSLSAEEKYKIWIRHRYNSCVSCLVELLNAPTFQVQELALCMLMKFVRLEGKFPLESANWKDSYRFPRRLLKFVIDGLLQEDKDCSPLITRFQEFLEYDDVRYYTMSVINERIAQVVQSTKEPLPSAFLNNVFGLLSSINMPVNSELSNFLIEQKEKVDDWKPAKLKEHKKAFERVWMGFLKHKLSVSLYKKVLLILHESILPHMSKPALMIDFLTVAYDVGGAISLLALNGLFVLIHQHNLEYPDFYKKLYSLLDPSVFHVKYRARFFHLADLFLSSTHLPVYLVAAFAKRLSRLSLTAPPQVLMMIIPFICNLIRRHPACRPLIHRPTAEGDLASDPFIMEEQDPAKCRALESSLWELEALQNHYYPNVVRAANVISRALSTQESDVSELLELSSYELFEKEMKKKFHSVALEFEPVQGLLGRKHDLTADHFSL, encoded by the exons ATGGCGGCGCGCATTGGAAAGCGTGGAAACCGGGTTCGGGGCAAAGACGGGGATTCCGTGAGGCAGGAGCTGGACACGAAGCTCGGGGAGGTGCTGCAGAGCCGCGCGAACGCCAACTCTGTGTTTGATATCCTGGAATATCTGGAG TCTGAGAATGAAGATGAAGTTCTCGCTGCGGTTCGGACCTGCGCCAAACTCTTTGAATCTTTACTGGAGAAAGGAGAGCTGTATATTGGTGACCTTCCAGCGGAGGAGGAGAGTTTACCAG ATTCCCTGAGTGCAGAGGAGAAGTACAAGATCTGGATCCGTCACCGTTATAACAGCTGTGTGTCCTGTCTAGTGGAGCTTCTGAATGCCCCTACTTTCCAGGTtcag GAACTGGCGCTGTGTATGCTGATGAAATTTGTCCGGCTTGAAGGAAAATTTCCATTGGAAAGTGCCAATTGGAAAGACAGTTACCGTTTTCCGCGTCGCTTGCTGAAG TTTGTTATAGACGGCTTACTCCAAGAAGACAAggattgttcccctttaattactcGGTTCCAAGAATTTTTGGAGTACGATGATGTCCGATACTACACTATGTCGGTGATCAATGAAAGGATTGCGCAAGTAGTCCAGAGCACCAAAGAG CCTTTACCATCTGCCTTCCTGAACAATGTGTTTGGTCTCCTTTCATCCATTAACATGCCAGTTAATAGTGAATTATCTAACTTTCTCATAGAACAAAAAg AAAAAGTAGATGATTGGAAGCCAGCGAAACTGAAG GAACATAAGAAGGCCTTCGAGAGAGTCTGGATGGGTTTCCTGAAGCACAAA CTTTCAGTGAGTCTCTACAAGAAGGTGCTTCTCATCCTCCATGAGTCCATTTTGCCTCACATGAGTAAACCTGCTTTGATGATAGACTTCCTTACAGTGGCTTATGATGTTG GTGGAGCCATAAGCCTCCTCGCCCTCAATGGGCTTTTTGTTCTGATTCACCAGCATAATCT AGAATACCCAGATTTCTATAAAAAGCTTTACTCCCTGCTGGATCCCTCAGTGTTTCATGTGAAATATCGCGCCCGCTTCTTCCATTTGGCCGACTTGTTCTTGTCATCCAC GCATTTACCTGTGTACCTTGTTGCTGCTTTTGCCAAACGCCTTTCCCGACTGTCGCTCACGGCCCCCCCGCAAGTCCTAATGATGATTATCCCGTTTATTTGTAACCTTATCCGGAGACATCCAGCTTGTCGACCCCTTATTCATCGACCCACAGCTGAAGGAG atTTGGCATCTGATCCCTTTATCATGGAAGAACAAGATCCGGCTAAATGTCGAGCTTTGGAAAGTTCTCTCTGGGAGCTGGAG GCTTTGCAGAATCATTACTACCCAAATGTTGTGAGAGCTGCCAATGTAATTAGCCGGGCCCTGTCCACACAGGAAAGTGATGTGTCTGAGCTCCTGGAGCTGTCATCCTATGAG cTTTTTGAGAAGGAGATGAAGAAGAAGTTCCATTCTGTGGCTTTGGAGTTTGAACCTGTCCAAGGTCTCCTGGGCCGGAAGCACGATCTCACCGCAGACCACTTCTCTCTATAA